In Phlebotomus papatasi isolate M1 chromosome 1, Ppap_2.1, whole genome shotgun sequence, the following proteins share a genomic window:
- the LOC129808491 gene encoding inhibitor of growth protein 1, whose translation MLNQVAVEALYSATYVENYLDSVENLPDDVQKYLSRIREIDVQFRAHLRDADYYYEQWSNCPTNELESANAKRSRAMARIWQSFIASQELGDEKLQIVTQLQELIDQKTRQLDHDFKNLDYGKDDPINDVVQKEPRLPSPTMNLSITGLTTAQQMFVASPVAANLTGSGPTAVRESFSGSNSNGERASKRARRTRADTSVGSVDPGASDNNLSTTDVAPVKQSGNTAQSTSAVQKKGTGQAGKKKKRKARGGAQSGNNQARDRDDTPPAEEPIDPDEPTYCLCDQISFGEMILCDNDLCPIEWFHFSCVSLLTKPKGKWYCPNCRGDRPNVMKPKAQFLKELERYNKEKEEKT comes from the exons ATGCTGAATCAGGTGGCCGTTGAGGCCCTGTATTCAGCTACTTATGTTGAAAACTACTTAGACTCTGTGGAAAACCTTCCGGACGATGTGCAAAAATATTTGTCCAGAATCAGAGAGATTGACGTCCAATTTCGAG CCCACCTTCGAGATGCAGACTACTACTACGAGCAGTGGTCAAATTGCCCGACAAATGAGCTGGAATCAGCTAATGCAAAGAGATCTCGAGCCATGGCCAGGATTTGGCAGAGTTTCATTGCTTCACAGGAGTTGGGAGATGAAAAATTGCAGATTGTGACGCAGCTGCAGGAGCTAATTGACCAGAAAACACGTCAATTGGATCAtgattttaagaatttgg ACTATGGGAAGGATGACCCAATAAATGATGTAGTGCAGAAGGAACCAAGACTTCCAAGTCCTACCATGAATCTGAGCATCACTGGACTAACTACTGCTCAACAAATGTTTGTGGCATCTCCTGTGGCTGCTAATCTCACCGGATCTGGTCCCACGGCCGTCCGGGAGAGCTTCAGTGGATCCAACAGCAATGGAGAACGCGCTTCAAAACGTGCCAGACGCACCAGAGCTGATACCTCGGTGGGCAGTGTAGATCCTGGGGCTTCCGATAACAATCTCAGCACGACTGACGTGGCTCCGGTTAAGCAAAGCGGGAACACAGCACAGAGCACTAGTGCTGTTCAGAAGAAGGGCACTGGGCAGGCAGGGAAGAAGAAAAAACGCAAGGCTAGGGGTGGAGCACAGAGTGGGAACAACCAAGCACGCGATCGCGATGATACTCCACCGGCTGAGGAGCCCATTGATCCGGATGAACCAACTTACTGCCTTTGCGATCAG ATTTCCTTTGGTGAGATGATTCTCTGCGACAATGATCTCTGTCCGATAGAGTGGTTCCACTTCTCCTGTGTCTCACTCCTGACCAAGCCCAAGGGCAAATGGTACTGTCCTAACTGCCGTGGTGATCGGCCAAACGTGATGAAACCGAAGGCGCAATTCTTGAAGGAACTGGAGCGCTACAACAaggagaaagaagaaaaaacataa
- the LOC129801841 gene encoding uncharacterized protein LOC129801841: MVKSGNLFLFIVSVSIAWALPNRDAKTLGQERNVAGVASNIVTSTILKGNIDNQDNFVFSPLGFSSILAILSEGARGQTYDEINEILRLPNDRERVRDTYSEALRHLQGDDPKSAPQFKTWFYIYRNNTAEESFKETLRKCYFVDVRDIDRYAYDYDDPKTSEPIENSKDIPNFEDLKKSEPADASKSESLPDKKDKEAEISKFDKEIDDKQYVEVPVIKEHLKKEKEGSSKKKLDETIKVKTEPELKKLEDLEILQFAKQHPVTKKSEATGRGLYENDVASALSGNSLVGEKVGTKAETPAERYESKMLLFNGLYFRGSWGVPFQQLRSDPEDVFYCSETEKKVVTMMRSRGNFRYVDCVKYNSQVIELPYENDRYSLLIVMPNDKEGLKKLITEFNADILEEMVSHVEETSIELRLPKFNLDTTSRAEKHLAKMGLITMFTSKADLSGISSAQKLHVDELVQHVSIKVNEGASSENSLTAANAVRPKSSENADKLLTIDRPFLFFVRDHVDNLTVVAGKITNPPNTESQALLSILGVICWQHSHVFAHNLADNSDRLIFPGEMGIAEESPTHHKSPIASRQTSGTISDIVIAQQNQQTDQINKYLSSGRFPAPNTQQKPQEQQYQPQQGNYNSPQTIKQQYEAEQMRQRYEQERLQQEHHRQQLLEQQRIQEEHQIRIQQQEDIRRQQVQQQYFPQPVDQKSPTVTENYIDPLNFQLPHAPNRITSRPHQPSESDAITGFAWRLFKGIKPPNRHTNIIVSPLLTQLSLSLLESGAEGYSREQIQNAVQTSPEFLAHVVRSMKNSHGSTNLEYSAALFISNYLKVNGSFAQRAKQAGSDTVPVDFPNQSAAIKQINSWIAQATRNHIPNFLDSSTPTQGIDLLLANAIFFKSIWRHPFNETFKGDFSYQDGRRGPVTYMRVAKHMRTGTIELPGPSGGLKWVEILYAGADFSMILIKPRSKNTLEDLIRVMTPNELSAIMDDLDFSMTHIVKLQMPKFHLKSRVSLTKSLLEMGVSNIFTSQSNLPYIALNAPVARVTDVIQHAVLNVDELGTVATAVNTFSVITLSISVPDPEISFVVDEPFLVLIVDKRQKVPLFITKIYNP; encoded by the exons ATGGTGAAAAGTGGAAATTTAT TTCTTTTCATTGTCTCAGTCAGTATTGCCTGGGCACTCCCAAATCGAGATGCCAAGACACTTGGCCAGGAGAGGAATGTCGCAGGAGTGGCATCCAATATAGTCACCTCAACTATCCTTAAGGGAAACATTGATAATCAAGATAACTTTGTCTTCTCACCTCTCGGGTTCTCCTCGATTTTGGCAATTCTGAGTGAAGGAGCTCGAGGGCAGACTTACGATGAGATCAATGAAATCCTGCGTCTTCCAAATGATCGTGAGAGAG TGAGGGATACATACAGTGAAGCTTTGAGACATCTTCAGGGTGATGATCCTAAGTCAGCTCCCCAGTTCAAGACTTGGTTCTACATCTATAGAAACAACACTGCAGAAGAGAGTTTCAAGGAGACCTTAAGGAAGTGTTATTTCGTCGATGTAAGGGACATTGATCGCTACGCCTATGACTATGATGATCCCAAAACCTCAGAACCAATTGAAAATAGCAAGGATATTCCCAATTTTGAAGATCTCAAAAAATCTGAACCAGCTGATGCCAGCAAGTCTGAATCTCTGCCCGACAAGAAGGACAAAGAAGCGGAAATTTCAAAGTTCGATAAAGAGATCGACGATAAACAGTACGTTGAAGTTCCTGTGATAAAAGAACACctgaaaaaagaaaaggaaggaTCATCCAAGAAGAAGCTCGATGAAACTATAAAAGTAAAGACAGAGCCTGAATTGAAAAAATTGGAAGATTTGGAAATTCTTCAGTTCGCCAAGCAGCATCCTGTAACAAAGAAG TCGGAGGCTACAGGTCGCGGTCTCTATGAAAATGACGTAGCTTCCGCTTTGAGCGGAAATTCTCTGGTTGGAGAGAAGGTTGGCACAAAGGCTGAGACTCCCGCTGAACGATATGAATCTAAAATGCTTCTGTTTAACGGTTTGTACTTCCGTGGCAGCTGGGGAGTTCCCTTCCAGCAACTTCGATCTGATCCAGAGGACGTCTTCTACTGTTCCGAGACAGAGAAGAAAGTGGTAACGATGATGAGATCTCGAGGAAACTTCAGATATGTCGACTGTGTCAAGTACAACAGTCAAGTTATTGAACTTCCTTATGAG AATGATCGGTATTCTCTGTTAATTGTGATGCCTAATGATAAGGAAGGTCTTAAGAAACTCATCACAGAATTCAATGCGGATATCCTGGAGGAAATGGTATCCCATGTCGAAGAGACAAGTATTGAGTTGCGtcttccaaaattcaatttggacACCACTAGCCGTGCTGAGAAGCACTTGGCAAAG ATGGGACTGATTACGATGTTCACATCAAAAGCCGATCTAAGTGGAATTTCTTCAGCGCAAAAACTTCATGTGGATGAACTCGTTCAGCATGTTTCCATTAAAGTGAACGAAGGTGCCAGCAGTGAAAATTCTCTGACGG CCGCTAATGCCGTTCGTCCCAAATCCAGTGAGAATGCAGATAAACTCCTTACGATCGACAGACCCTTCTTATTCTTCGTTCGTGATCATGTGGATAATCTAACTGTGGTTGCTGGAAAGATCACAAATCCACCCAATACAGAATCTCAAgctcttcttt cCATTCTTGGAGTCATTTGTTGGCAACATTCACATGTTTTTGCCCATAATCTGGCCGATAATTCGGACAGACTGATATTTCCGGGAGAAATGGGCATTGCTGAAGAATCACCAACACATCACAAATCACCAATAGCATCGCGTCAAACAAGTGGAACTATTAGTGATATTGTGATAGCGCAGCAGAATCAGCAGACAGACCAAATTAATAAGTACCTCAGCTCTGGGAGATTCCCTGCTCCCAATACACAGCAAAAACCGCAAGAGCAACAGTATCAGCCACAACAAGGTAACTACAATAGTCCACAGACTATTAAGCAGCAGTACGAGGCTGAGCAGATGAGACAGAGATATGAACAGGAAAGACTTCAACAGGAGCACCATAGACAGCAGCTACTGGAGCAGCAGAGAATCCAGGAAGAGCATCAAATTCGTATACAGCAGCAGGAAGATATTCGACGTCAGCAAGTTCAGCAGCAATATTTCCCACAGCCAGTGGACCAAAAGTCACCAACAGTCACAGAGAACTACATTGACCCCCTGAATTTCCAGCTGCCCCACGCCCCCAATCGGATCACTTCACGTCCGCATCAACCAAGCGAAAGTGATGCGATTACCGGCTTTGCCTGGAGATTATTCAAA GGTATCAAACCACCAAATCGTCACACCAACATCATTGTGAGCCCTCTTTTGACCCAATTGTCTCTGTCCCTGCTGGAAAGTGGAGCTGAAGGGTATTCGCGGGAACAAATTCAAAATGCTGTGCAAACATCTCCGGAATTTTTAGCCCATGTTGTGCGCTCAATGAAAAACTCCCACGGATCCACGAATTTGGAATATTCTGCTGCACTCTTTATCTCCAACTACCTGAAAGTCAATGGGTCATTTGCCCAGAGGGCAAAACAGGCTGGCTCTGATACCGTTCCGGTGGATTTTCCCAATCAATCGGCTGCCATTAAGCAAATAAATAGTTGGATCGCACAGGCAACAAGGAATCACATTCCTAACTTCCTGGATAGCAGTACACCGACACAGGGCATTGACTTACTCCTTGcaaatgcaattttcttcaagagcATTTGGAGGCATCCCTTCAATGAGACATTTAAAGGAGACTTTTCCTACCAAGACGGTCGTCGAGGACCGGTGACTTACATGAGAGTAGCCAAGCATATGAGAACAGGAACAATTGAATTACCTGGACCATCTGGTGGACTCAAATGGGTGGAAATTCTTTATGCG GGAGCTGATTTCTCAATGATTCTCATTAAACCACGATCAAAAAACACTCTTGAAGATCTCATCAGAGTAATGACACCAAATGAGCTCTCTGCCATAATGGATGATTTAGATTTCTCCATGACGCATATTGTTAAGCTTCAGATGCCTAAATTCCATCTCAAATCACGAGTTTCACTAACAAAATCCCTTCTTGAG ATGGGAGTTAGTAACATCTTCACTAGCCAATCAAATTTACCTTACATCGCCCTCAATGCACCAGTAGCTCGTGTTACGGATGTTATTCAACATGCAGTTCTGAATGTTGATGAACTGGGTACAGTAGCAACCGCCGTGAATACATTTTCAGTCATTACATTGAGTATCAGTGTTCCTGATCCAGAAATATCATTTGTTGTCGATGAGCCATTCCTAGTTCTCATTGTAGATAAGAGACAAAAAGTGCCTCTATTCATCACTAAGATCTACAATCCCTAA